From a region of the Oryza sativa Japonica Group chromosome 6, ASM3414082v1 genome:
- the LOC4341116 gene encoding zealexin A1 synthase, with protein MDAAVFCCLLALLPLLHYLITLFLHGSRDSDLRLPPGPWRLPLIGSLHHLFFGALPHRALRDLARRHGPLMLLAFGDAPVVVVASTAGAAREILRTHDDNFSSRPLSAVVKVCTRRGAGITFAPYGEHWRQVRKICRLELLSPRRILAFRAIREEEAARLVRAIGVASPPLVTNLSELLGNYVTDTTVHIVMGERFRERDALLRYVDEAVRLAGSLTMADLFPSSRLARAMSSTTLRRAEAFVESLMEFMDRVIREHLEKKRSCQGGEREEDLIDVLLRLQAEGSLHFELTMGIIRAVIFDLFSGGSETATTTLQWAMAELMRNPGVMSRAQAEVREAYKDKMEVTEEGLTNLTYLQCIIKETLRLHTPGPLALPRECQEQCQILGYDIPKGATVLVNVWAICTDNEFWDESEKFMPERFEGSTIEHKGNNFEFIPFGAGRRICPGMQFGIANIELALANLLFHFDWTLPEGTLHSDLDMTETMGITARRKEDLYVHAIPFVQLP; from the exons ATGGACGCAGCTGTGTTCTGCTGCTTGCtagctcttcttcctcttctacACTACCTCATCACGCTCTTCCTCCATGGCTCACGCGACAGCGACCTGCGGCTACCTCCTGGGCCATGGCGCCTCCCGCTCATCGGCAGCCTCCACCACCTGTTCTTCGGCGCGCTCCCGCACCGCGCGCTGCGCGACCTggcccgccgccacggccccctCATGCTCCTCGCCTTCGGCGACGCCCCTGTGGTCGTCGTCGCGTCCACGGCCGGCGCGGCCAGAGAGATCCTGCGGACGCACGACGACAACTTCTCGTCGCGGCCGCTGAGCGCCGTGGTGAAGGTGTGCACCAGGCGCGGCGCGGGCATCACGTTCGCGCCCTACGGCGAGCACTGGCGGCAGGTGCGCAAGATCTGCCGCCTCGAGCTGCTGAGCCCCAGGCGCATCCTGGCGTTCCGCGCCAtccgcgaggaggaggcggcgcggctcgtCCGGGCCATCGgcgtcgcctcgccgccgctcgtgaCGAATCTGAGCGAGCTCCTCGGCAACTACGTCACGGACACGACGGTGCACATCGTGATGGGCGAGCGGTTCCGGGAGCGCGACGCCCTGCTCCGGTACGTCGACGAGGCGGTGCGGCTGGCGGGCAGCCTCACCATGGCCGACCTGTTCCCGTCGTCGAGGCTGGCGCGGGCGATGAGCAGCACGACGCTGCGCAGGGCGGAGGCGTTCGTCGAGTCCCTCATGGAGTTCATGGACCGAGTCATCAGGGAGCACCTCGAGAAGAAGAGGTCGTGTCAGGGAGGAGAACGCGAGGAGGACCTCATCGACGTCCTCCTCCGGCTCCAAGCAGAAGGAAGCCTGCACTTCGAGCTCACCATGGGCATAATCAGAGCAGTCATTTTT gacctTTTCTCGGGTGGGAGcgagacggcgacgacgacgctgcaATGGGCCATGGCGGAGCTGATGAGGAACCCTGGGGTGATGTCCAGAGCGCAAGCCGAGGTTAGGGAAGCCTACAAGGACAAAATGGAGGTAACCGAGGAAGGCCTAACTAACCTAACCTATCTACAATGTATCATCAAGGAGACCCTGCGGCTGCACACTCCCGGGCCATTGGCTCTACCAAGGGAGTGCCAGGAGCAATGCCAAATACTCGGCTATGACATACCGAAAGGAGCTACGGTACTCGTGAATGTATGGGCTATTTGCACAGATAACGAGTTTTGGGATGAGTCGGAGAAGTTTATGCCAGAGAGGTTCGAGGGTAGTACAATAGAACACAAAGGTAACAACTTCGAGTTCATACCATTCGGTGCTGGGCGAAGAATATGCCCTGGGATGCAATTTGGGATTGCTAATATTGAGCTGGCTCTCGCAAATCTTTTGTTTCATTTTGATTGGACTCTCCCTGAGGGCACTCTCCATAGTGATTTGGATATGACGGAAACGATGGGGATCACTGCTAGGAGGAAGGAAGACCTTTATGTGCACGCTATTCCATTTGTACAACTCCCCTAA